From Phyllopteryx taeniolatus isolate TA_2022b chromosome 18, UOR_Ptae_1.2, whole genome shotgun sequence, the proteins below share one genomic window:
- the gjd2b gene encoding gap junction protein delta 2b, whose amino-acid sequence MGEWTILERLLEAAVQQHSTMIGRILLTVVVIFRILIVAIVGETVYNDEQSMFVCNTLQPGCNQACYDKAFPISHIRYWVFQIIMVCCPSLCFITYSVHQSAKQKERRFSTVYLSLDKEQDSMKRDDSKKMKNTIVNGVVQNTENTNKEAEPDCLEVKDIPNSVLRTTKSKMRRQEGISRFYIIQVVFRNALEIGFLVGQYFLYGFNVPAVYECDRYPCIKDVECYVSRPTEKTVFLVFMFAVSGICVVLNLAELNHLGWRKIKAAVRGVRARRKSIYEIRNKDLTRMSMPNFGRTQSSDSAYV is encoded by the coding sequence GATCCTGCTGACAGTGGTGGTGATTTTTCGTATTCTGATCGTGGCAATAGTCGGAGAGACGGTGTACAACGACGAGCAGTCCATGTTTGTGTGTAACACCTTACAGCCAGGCTGTAACCAGGCTTGTTATGACAAAGCTTTCCCCATCTCTCACATCAGGTACTGGGTGTTCCAGATCATTATGGTCTGCTGCCCCAGCCTTTGCTTTATCACCTATTCTGTCCACCAGTCTGCAAAGCAGAAGGAGCGGCGCTTCTCTACAGTTTACCTTTCCCTAGACAAGGAGCAGGACTCCATGAAGAGAGATGACAGCAAGAAGATGAAGAACACTATTGTTAATGGGGTGGTACAGAACACAGAGAACACCAACAAGGAGGCAGAGCCTGATTGCCTTGAGGTCAAGGACATCCCCAATTCAGTCCTGCGAACTACAAAGTCCAAAATGAGAAGGCAGGAAGGTATATCGAGGTTCTACATCATCCAGGTGGTGTTCAGAAATGCATTGGAGATAGGATTTCTCGTGGGTCAATATTTCCTGTATGGATTCAATGTCCCCGCAGTGTACGAGTGCGATCGGTACCCTTGCATAAAAGATGTCGAGTGCTACGTTTCCAGGCCGACGGAGAAGACGGTGTttttggtcttcatgtttgcagtcagtggcatttgtgtggtgcTCAACTTGGCAGAGCTCAACCATCTAGGGTGGAGGAAGATCAAAGCTGCCGTAAGAGGAGTGCGAGCCAGAAGGAAGTCTATTTATGAAATCCGCAACAAAGACTTGACAAGGATGAGCATGCCCAACTTTGGACGCACTCAGTCCAGTGACTCTGCatatgtgtaa